In Juglans regia cultivar Chandler chromosome 13, Walnut 2.0, whole genome shotgun sequence, the DNA window ATCTTAAATGCAATGTAGTGAGCGCAGAGGTCTGGACACACAACACCCGGGCTGCAGCCGTGATGCACATGACTGATGAGGAAACAGGGTGTGCAATTACAAATCCAGAGAGACTATCTAGGATCAAGGAACTTCTCTTTAATGTACTTAAGGGCAGCAACAAATTCAGTGGAGCTAAGACTGTGGTTTCCCATGGGATTACACATACTGAGAGAAGGCTTCATCAGATGATGTTTGCCGATAGGGATTATGAACGAGCTGACGATGATGCCTTAGATGATAAGAAGAGACCTAATGTGAATGTTGTCAATTGGTATGATAAAGACTACTCTGTGGTCACAATCCGGAGCAAAGATAGGCCGAAGCTTCTCTTTGATACAGTTTGCACATTGACGGACATGCAATATGTGGTTTTTCATGCAAATATTGATGCCGAGGGGCCAGAAGCTTATCAGGTAATGCCAGTTCCCTCTTTGGCTTAAGTAGCCTTGTGACATTGTTGATGGGGTAGTTTTATTGGTTTCGTTATGGTTGTAGCGTTCTGACTAAATTTTGTGTGAATGTATTGCAGGAATACTATATTCGGCATATAGATGGATCCCCTGTGAAATCTGAtgctgagagagaaagagtgataCAATGTCTTGAAGCTGCCATCGAGAGAAGAATATCTGAGGTGAGTTTTCTATGATATGATTGGGGATCTGTTTGCTTGGCTGATTGTGATATATTGTATGTATCTTGTCTATCAATGGCTCATTCTGTTGCAAGCATGGTTTTATAATCCATATCTAAGGACTAAACATTCAGTAGAACACGTTGATAATAACACTTGGAAGACTTCTGTTGTTGCACCATTCCTTCGATAATTGAGAGGTTCCTTCCATTATTTAAGACGCTTGACTTGTTTCTTCCTCATTCAGGGCTTGAAGCTAGAACTCTGCACTACAGACAGAGTCGGGCTGCTATCTGATGTCACTCGCATCTTCCGTGAAAATAGCCTCACCGTCACAAGAGCAGAAGTTACAACTAAAGCGGGCAAAGCTGTTAATACATTCTATGTTCGTGATGCATCAGGGTATCCTGTCGATTCTAAGACCATAGATTCCATCCGGCAAGCGATTGGCCAGACTGTACTTAAAGTGAAAAGCCCCGAAGACTTGAAACCTGTCTCCCAGGAGTCTACAACTAGGTTCCTCTTTGGTGGTCTCTTCAAGTCTAAATCCTTTGTTAACTTTGGCTTGGTTAGGTCCTATTCTTGAGAAACTCAAACTGATCAGACGTCTCTCCCCTCAGCCGCATACTGcattacaaatctcaaaccaTTTTCAGTGGACATGTGACTTAATTTaggtgcgcgcgcgcgcgcacacacacatatatatatatatatatctcaaaagAGGTAAGGGAAGCATAGTGAGAGTCATGTAATTGTAGGTACCACCCATTTGTCCTGCTTTAACCTCTATATGTTACAACGAATCTAACCCCACGTTGGATTTTTGAAATCAGAGAAAGAAAGTCTTTCGTGCAATGCGATGGAACTATCAGTTTTAACCTAACGTACATAATTTTTCTCTGCCTTGCTGTTGATATTCTTGtctgttattattttatagataggCTAAAGTGTAATGTTTTTGAGTctagttttggatttttgtcaccaattttaaatttcttaggATAGATGCGCTGAGTTGTTATTGGAAAACCTCGTTGCAAGAATCTGCAGTGAAAGAAGCAGACAAAGTTGTTGAATTTGTAGATCAAACTACCGACCTTGACCCCCCATTTTATTCCAATCCGTCACCCATTGGACGGGTAATTGGAGTGGCGGCTCATCTTTCCATAGCCTATCTATAAAATTCAAATCCATTCTACCTAAAATTCAATATGCGGGGATCCTGGACATCGCTCTCTGATAAAGGCAGCCACTACATATCCGAGCCTGCTTTGTGAGGCAATAATTTGGTTTGTTTCACACCTTGACAAGTCCCATCATAGACGCTTTTCTCTTGTGGAAGAGTTCAACCTACAGCTGGGCTGGGGGCCGGGCGTCTCGCTGACCCCTCTACCTCTTCACAGCCCTCCATCACGAACGTGAATCTCCCTTGTTTTCAACATTTCGTCGCTAGCTTACATGTCCCTTTCATGTAAAATACTACAGATTAGGATGAAGTTTTCAAACCAGTTTGGATAGTAACACTTCAGTCTTCACCCATCCTTCTTTCCCTGCAGATCTTTCTGGTCTATTCCAAATCAATTTGAACTTTCTTTTTGACCAACCGTTGAGAGGTGGGGGAGGGAGTGGTGTGAAAGCTCAAAAGAATGACAAATACGGTCTTCTTTTCTGAATTTTGTAGCCCTCACACCTTATAATTGGCGCAATCACGAGGGGTGCCTCCACGCGGCTTCTCTTGCTGTGCTCATCCAGGAGCTGCCACCTCATTAGTAAATCCAGATGGATAAGTATATACAGTAATACATACACAAATTGATGATCAATACGTGCAGGTTGGAAAAGTAATCTGCAATATCCTGATTGGTTCTAGTTTTCTCAAAGGAAGtccttatttaaaatttgaacttgTGATTTGTAATCAACATGATGATAGTATTGATGATCGAGTACACCTGACTAAAATCAGCACAAAAAGCTTCCCATAAAGGAGCTTTGTGATTTGTAATCAGCCACTTGAAAGATCTAATTTCTACACCAGAGCACGTGCACCCTCCTGTGGAATGTTCGGAGCTAGCTGTTTGTGGGTAGAATTTCTCGAAAACTTTTACTAGCTGAAGTACTCTACATGTAGATGGCACTTGGTTTCACTGCACTTCTCTTCCAAATCAATTATTCAGAATTACCCAGTAATGTTTCTTGATAAGATCAGCCAAAAGCTAGCTAGGCTAAGCATTCTaatcatcatgcatgcatgcatcttccaaggcaaaataattagaaaaatacacAGACGTGCACAGAGGTGATgcatcaatataattatttgtttttgtgttctGCCACGACTAGTCAGCagtatctttttattttttatttatatatatatatttttttttcctcttgtatATTTTAAGTACTGGTCAGCAGTCAATGTTGCTAACATGTCAAGCATCGGGGGGTGTAATTCTAAAGAATATAGTACTAAAAGGTTTACTGGATCAGCTTGGTTGGAATGACATGATTCACAGCCTCATGAGAAAGAATAGAATCAAGTTTTATTAGTGCCTCGttctaaattataaaacaattaatGTGCATGATTCTCATGTCAAGTCTGGAAAAAAGGATTAAATAAATTCCGAGTCACCGGCCTCCCCACTTTCCAAAAGTAACTTTGAACAAGAATAATGCAGAGTAATTAAAGTGTCATGTGCTTGATGATCTGGGCTATGGAGTTTGCTGTCACTGAAAACTTCTGGCTTTTTTTCATGTGTGCATTGATTCTTGTTTCACATGGAGGCCGAGGATTGGAAattggaagttttttttttttaaagggaacCGCAAATCAACGGGCAACCTCTCTGGCCTCCCCTCACATGAATGGCTTTTGCAAGCTGAGTCAaatcctttattatttttatctactCATCATGTCggtaagataaaataatttaatctatGTCTACATATGACGTGCCTTTCCCCCACTGGTCATATATGGGTCATTATCATCAGATCGATGATTCCACAATGATCACTTGGAAACTTACTGAATACAGCTACTGAATTGCATTATAGTTAGAGACCTTCATATTTTATGcctgagctctctctctctctctctctaggctACTAGTAAGAAAATACATAAGGAGGTCCAAAGAACATTAAGATCAAGAGCTAGGAACCCCCAATGGAGGAGTCCAGTACTGCTGAGTTTCCTGGCTTCCAAACATTTCATAAGGATGACTTCGTATTTGGAAGATCTTTAAGCCGTTTGCAAAGGCGAGCTCCCTCCCCTCTTCAGCTTAAACCTAAAGTCCCTTCGGCATGCAATGGTGCAGCAGCGAAATCATTTGTGGGCACTTCAAATTCCTCttcatcaacatcatcatcttcattgaaCTCGTTCTATTACAGTAATAAAGATCCCATACCTCTACTTTCGCCTCTGGTGTTGCCTTCTTTGCTTGAATCTGCGTATGTTCAAGAGGGAAATACAACCAAATCCCATTGAATATATATTCATGAGCAGGTCTATGTATTCTGTAATCTATGGCGGCATATGTTTGATCTTAAAAATGTCCTGTAAAAATTTGGCCAATGGTTAATTTCTTGTATATTTTTAGCAGAGTTGCGGTAAGGCCTTGTAATAAATTCTGAAATTATAGGGTCCATATCATGTTCATCTTTGAAGGTAAGTCCTGATACGATTTTCTCCTCTTTTCTCCAATTTTCTACTTGCCTTTgtgttttatcaaaaaaaaaatacttgccTTTGTGAGGTAACAACTATGTACGGATTTATTAGTACCACTACTATTCAAGGCCTAGCTGCAATTATTAACTCTCTAATTAGCAAATTGCTTTCTGGGGTTGTCAAAAAAGTTGCTCAAAGTCTCCTAATTGCTcaattattaacttttttaataaaaagttgataccggtttttattaaaaaaataaagatccggGTATCGGATTGGTCTGGGTTTTCAAACCTAAGTTTCGACTCGAGTTTGATCTGGGCTGAAACCTGGAACCGGAACCCGGTTTTTCGAATTCCGGATTGGGCTAAGAAAAAACCCGACCCGGATGAACAGTATTATCTAGGAGGAAGAAATTAAAGAGCTTATTTTAAGGGACTTGCCAGGTACAAGCAGTTTGGCGTATCAAATTGCATACTAACATTCacataacttttttattataaaaaaagtaaaagaatgtCTTACATTTAATATTGATGTGCGTTTTGGTATGCGAAATCGCTTGCAAGAagatttttcctttaatatAAAACtagtttataatattattgctAGTTGCTGCTCTCTGAGTGCCATGTAGAATCAAGTGCcacattaatttgtttaaggtgctatttggatagtgagttgagttgagatgaaagttgaataaattattattataatattattttctagtattattattgttttgaaatttgaaaatgttgaattgtttattatattttgtatgagaattttaaaaaattgtaataattaaatgagatgtgTTGAAATCACTCTTGTATCCAAATCGGGCCTAAATCTAATGGTGATAGGCCTTAATAGTCTcgttaatatataattaattcgtAAGGTATTCAGGATATTAATGCACAAACCATGAGTACATCATGAGAAGTTTTTAGACAATGTGGAGATTGGAGTGATGAGACAATATATCAAAAGAATTAACCAACAATTAATGTAGACAATCAAGCAATAGGGCTCACACCTGCAAGTTTGATATTAGACCATTGGCCAAgataaaattcacaaatttgAGTACTTCATCTTCGATTTGCACATGAGATCCACGCGCAGTTGTGTCGGAATTCAATTTTTGAATggtttctaaattttttaagcCCTACCTATATAAACATCTTtatacacaaatttttttatgatgggaACATTACTTCATAAATCCTTATTTGCTTTAATATAGAAAAAACAAGATTGTTTGCTTTTAGCcacttttttcctcttcttatgtgtgtgtgtatatatatggacataGTATTATCCTTTGTTCCTATATTTGAAGAAGATTGTGTTTAAGTTCATTAGTTCGTTGGAAGTTCCGATGAATTAGAAGATTTTGTTTATGAAGTTGCATGTTAAAGTTCTAAAACTATTATGATGCAAAGATCAAGTAGGTTATTTGTGATTATTACAATTTGGGTTTAAATAGTCAAGGAAAAggcaaaattttaattattacctaaaatataaaatacagaataaaataaatattctgcTAAGATCTCaccaaaatttggaaaattgtttttcctaaaaataaacattatcataaaaaaaaaaaaacttaaaataacgatttggaaggaaaaatggcTGACTTTGAGGTCGAAACTAAGACCACCAAGCATAGTTGGTGATCAAGTCGTACACGCTGAAAAGAACTTTTCAAAttgaggttatatatatatgattctgATATCAGTAACCAAAATTATGGCCAAAATATTGATGCTTACGCAACATTACTAGTTTTTTTCTCACCCAACTATAGAATGTTGACATTTCCTCACCGAATTGATGAATCTTCATATTTTCATGTCAGATTTGTGTTGATATGTATTCTTGAGATAGTCCAATGCTATTAACGTTAAATCTTTTATCCCTGTATCATCAGACTCGGATCCGCTGCATCACTATGTGTATTTCAAATCTAGCCTAAGAGATTTCTCAAATACATATAGATCCTTATGGTAAATTTATTAAggagattataattaaaaagtacTGTTTAACTCAAGACACTAAAAAACAGTTCGATTCAAGTCTATCAGAAACTGGATCAATCTTAGACTGATTTATGCTGATTTCAACAtgatcaaatttttaattattttttaaactgtGTTTCataaatgaactttttttttttttttaatttcttatccGAGAATATGATAAAATTGAATACGTATTAGcttcttttattattgtatttaataaggatcgtaaaaaaaaaagaaaaggataacataatattatttactttcttTACTTGAATTGAAAGTATTAGAAGATGAATGCGTAATCAAACTTCTAATTATGCAAAAATCATTACTATTTTCGTATGCTTATAACTTAacaatatttatcttatttgaatatgaaaatgttc includes these proteins:
- the LOC109014398 gene encoding ACT domain-containing protein ACR4-like isoform X2, with the protein product MDDEYEKLRRRMNPPRVVIDNEACKNATVIRVDSANKHGILLEVVQVLIDLNLIITKAYISSDGGWFMDVFNVTDQDGNKVTDEGILDYIRKSLGPDSCFTSCMRSVGVKPSMDHTAIELTGSDRPGLLSEVSAVLTHLKCNVVSAEVWTHNTRAAAVMHMTDEETGCAITNPERLSRIKELLFNVLKGSNKFSGAKTVVSHGITHTERRLHQMMFADRDYERADDDALDDKKRPNVNVVNWYDKDYSVVTIRSKDRPKLLFDTVCTLTDMQYVVFHANIDAEGPEAYQEYYIRHIDGSPVKSDAERERVIQCLEAAIERRISEGLKLELCTTDRVGLLSDVTRIFRENSLTVTRAEVTTKAGKAVNTFYVRDASGYPVDSKTIDSIRQAIGQTVLKVKSPEDLKPVSQESTTRFLFGGLFKSKSFVNFGLVRSYS
- the LOC109014412 gene encoding uncharacterized protein LOC109014412 encodes the protein MEESSTAEFPGFQTFHKDDFVFGRSLSRLQRRAPSPLQLKPKVPSACNGAAAKSFVGTSNSSSSTSSSSLNSFYYSNKDPIPLLSPLVLPSLLESAYVQEGNTTKSH
- the LOC109014398 gene encoding ACT domain-containing protein ACR4-like isoform X1, whose protein sequence is MAYISEVNTSFSHDMDDEYEKLRRRMNPPRVVIDNEACKNATVIRVDSANKHGILLEVVQVLIDLNLIITKAYISSDGGWFMDVFNVTDQDGNKVTDEGILDYIRKSLGPDSCFTSCMRSVGVKPSMDHTAIELTGSDRPGLLSEVSAVLTHLKCNVVSAEVWTHNTRAAAVMHMTDEETGCAITNPERLSRIKELLFNVLKGSNKFSGAKTVVSHGITHTERRLHQMMFADRDYERADDDALDDKKRPNVNVVNWYDKDYSVVTIRSKDRPKLLFDTVCTLTDMQYVVFHANIDAEGPEAYQEYYIRHIDGSPVKSDAERERVIQCLEAAIERRISEGLKLELCTTDRVGLLSDVTRIFRENSLTVTRAEVTTKAGKAVNTFYVRDASGYPVDSKTIDSIRQAIGQTVLKVKSPEDLKPVSQESTTRFLFGGLFKSKSFVNFGLVRSYS